The DNA window ttcgctaagttagtatttttcgtttcgcaaagtacttttcgtttcgcaaagtacttgttgtcgattcgctaagtgtgaattttgtctattttgtagGAGATGATAGCGATGCAGGAGACTGTGggggatgatgagaaggtgaATGATGGGACTGATGGGAAAGACGATGTAATGGAGGacaatgagaaggtggaggacgcACAGAAGGTGGAGACcgatgagaaggtggatgatgatgaaaagATGGGTGAGGATAAGGTGGAGAACGATGAGAAGgtcgatgatgatgagaaggtggaggatgaaagAAAAGACAACGATGAGAAGgtcgatgatgatgagaaggtggaggatgaacgAAAAGACAACGATGCGAAGGTGGAGGACGTAAAGATGGAGGTTGAGGCTAAATTGGAGGACGGTGAGAAGCTGGATGGTGTGGCTAAGGTGGATGATGTGGAGGTTGATCTGAAACTGAAGGTGAAGGATTTAAAGGTGAAGGATGAGAAGACTGTGGGGGATGTGAAGGCACAGACaaatgatgacaatgatgacAATGACGATTTCCAATTATACAATACTCCTCCTAAAGGAAATTATGGGAGGAGAGTGAGGAAGCCGAAAAAAGATGACTCGTACACCAACTCTTCCTCGTCAAAAATCCCCAAGACAAAGGATCCTATGAAAGTGAAtcaccttcaaaaatttgaagatgagctGCTGGATAAAGTAAAGGCGTGGTTGGATGATCCAAAAACCGATAATTCGACAACGGATTTACATACggttcaagcaaagaaggaagTGTTGGTTAGAGTTGTAACAAGGTTTACATGGATTGAAGACACTGTAAGTCGtgcaaatcaattcattaatcttcgtttcgctaagtacttgtcgtttcgccaagtacttgtcgtttcgccaagtacttgtcgattcgctaagtacctctcgtttcgccaagtactcttcgtttcgttaagtacttagtcaatgttgtttgatatGTACTGAATGTATGTTGTATGCTCCCATTGTGCAGGAAATCGATGCATTCTGCCATCTTCTGCGGAAAAGGATTTCCTGctatcccaagacatataaaaatACACATGCGGCAATTGGGGATTGCGTATTGTCGGATAGAATCAGGCGACTGCACAGGGATTTTATTAAGGATCCTGCCAAATATCCAGTCGACGAATTCAAAGACTATTATATGGGCGCACCACATAGATATATGCCAGAATGGTCAACAATTGACGATGTCTACATGCCAGTGAACATTAACCAGAAACActggattttgtgtgtagcacgtCTTCAAAAGTACCGCATTGACGTGTACGACTGTGATGCCTATCTTTATAAGAATCTGGATCCTTATTTGAAACCCTTCTGCGACATGATTCCAATTATATTCGCCAAAACAATCACTCCCGGTGAGAGGGTAAGGTATCCTAATTTCAACTTCGAAGGCCCCATCCAACCAATGACTTACAAACGGTTTCCACACCCCAAAGTGAAAACCGCTGCTGCTAAGGTTGGAGAAGTCCCACGGGCAACAGAGAGCGGGGACTGTGGGGTCTTCACGCTAATGTACATGGAACACTTGACCGCTAATCAACCCGTGCACAATGTGACCTCAGAAAACATGGGGTTTTTTAGGCAGAAGATGGCGGTCCGGTTATTCCATCAGATTATGGaaccttaaacattattttgtgtaaattggataacttattttgatgtattgtaaaccttgatgaatattttggaagttggatgatgtattgtaaattattttgtgtaaattgatgtattgtaaattGACCCTTCAACCTACAAAAAAGATAAGTTAGTAGccttcgtttcgccaagtactcttcgtttcgcccagtactcttcgtttcgccaagtacttttCGTTTCGCTAACTTAGCACTtttcgattcgctaagtccctcccgtttcgctaagtgcctcccgtttcgctaagtgcctcccgtttcgctaagttaatACTCATCGTTTCCCTACTCATATACTACTACTAGAACATACAACATAAACATTAAACCTGAATTAACAACATACCAGTACCATagttcaattaacaacatatattacaacatagtatctatcaagctaaaggttcatattgttgagatgatgagtcatgctgcttagatgatgagtcatgctgcttagatgatgaagctcgtgcagtagatggtgcaggcataactgctttgcatgttgccctattatgtccaagcccagcacatgagctgcatcgtctcgggatcttacggacctcaccctgggatgacctacgctttgtttgtggcctgcctttcttaaccttcacatttggtttaagacacgaacgttgcttgatatgttcgggaacatcccaattttcttcatcaccgggaggataacatgtctcggcatatgaatttatccaacactcagttgtgtaatacctgtgtgtatggaaaatataacgaattattaattggttaaacagaatgaacacgtgagctagatattaataccttgaacagaagtcataagaaaccaaattccgactacgggcagcagccattgcatgcgtacaaggaagtcCCGAAACTTCGAAtactctacaagtgcagttcatgtctttcaaattgactttgaaatgggactgattgtcatgcacataaaactcgaatcggttaagcgattggactgtatagaatctggacttctcgaatccctcacgtaacaccttctcataatttggagataaaacttcttcgtgattagacgttctttctcttctatcgttaaaccattgttgtattgtgaatcttaaatactcagccatttctgaaatgggatactttctggcttccctgctctgactattgaaaCTCTCAACATAATTGCTTgtcagttgattgtatcgcttaccgggaaaaaatgctctactccatcttgggaacccaatttcttccaaataggcagcaatccggTGATCTTTAACCTTGATTTTCTCAAACCAACGATTAAATTCGTGGACAGTGTATGCCCTTGAAGCCGAATCAAACTCCGCATGACActtatcacttttgaatttggccacaatattcatctttatgtgatatgtgcacgcaccgtggtctgcttctgggaaaacagcacacaaggcattagcgatgcttgggtgtctgtcggatacgaagacgagatcatcaactaatccaattgcgtctctcagtttttgcatgaaataagtccaggagttattattctctgaatcaacaacgccgaatgcgacaggatatagttgctcattcgcatccaatgcaatagccaccaataattgaccacccaccttgtgcttaagaaaactagcatcaacacataatacaggacggcaaaaggatttgaaacccctaattgagaggcctagggacatgaacatatacttgaagtgaccgagctcgtctgtctgtatgtcggttatggtaccaggattacacttctccaacatgtaaaggtatgatggcagtattccataagaatcctctaccgttcctcgcaccgctattaaagcattttcccttgccctccatgccttattataagtcaaaaatatcccataagttgtctgcatgtcttcaattattttcttaggcaagtggttatgatgatggtccatgtacttgctcttcacgcactgcccaataacccatgctggtgtttgcatttttttcttgggcctcgacaaagttgagcatgagtgttgatgctcaaatgtccggatctcaaacatctcagaaaacttacctttcacagcccgcaaactccacttgcatgtctcatccaaacatttgagttcccaaagattttttcttgacttctccactttgaattcaaaatgattggccatcgcatatttatatagagcaagttgaagttcgtttttattttcaaagaacgaaccaacttccaatacggtttcactagttaatgccatcgcaaatgtggggtatggcggtgatgtgtctgtcgggtctgtcgatggtgtacccattgaagatcgtcttgcactagatggtgtacccattgatgatcttcttgcacttgttggtgtaccatttgatgcctttcttgcactagttggtgtacccaatgatgatcttcttgcacttggttgtataggtattgatgctttttcaccattattaacatgcaagtcctgagtaagtgggatgtgaggcaaagaggtttctccggcttcattttgactttcaacaaagaattccaagggtacaacaggtggaacaaatttctgagtaagttgtggtggtagtatactttcttgagttgggtatgtaagtagtggtatcttttctttagtaaacgctgacttctccactacagatacacacaatggtgacactgttcgacccaaaatcaagcgtgatagatatgtgttcaaatccccatcattatcaataaaaacaggttttggatttctgatattcggaatatcatacttcacttggagcactaaatcgtatgCTGATATCTGGAGATTAAGTCTATCGTagagtatatcaagtaattcagcataacgagtattttggggtagatcaaatgttttgattgaagatgcatcaaaatacagtattccatcagcatcaagtttccactctccattatagaaaacgaaaacttcagctgcaatataaaaacatgatttgatttagagacggataattaatacttcgcgaatcgctatgaacttagcgaaacgggaaggccttcgcgaatcgtaaggcacttagcgaaacgagaagtccttcgcgaatcgctgggcacttagcgaaacgggaattAAACCCTAATCAATCTCAGAAAACGAAGATCAATAAAACATGCTTCAAATAGACGTACCtattggaacagtgctcgtgcacGTCGTCGAGCTCATAGTGGATTTCGAACGAACTTCGCCGCCGAGATCTCCGACGagatcgccgccgccgccgccggagtttaaagagaaggaggagaagagcgggaagagagagaaggagaagaaaagaaatgaaaaaaaagtacggaggttatattaaatagtaagggaaatttggacatttcacatgtcgtcacttcgcgaaacgctaagtgacttagcgtttcgcgacaagggcaaaattgtccaaaaaaaataaaatcaccacgagcgcaataaaattatcaatttacCATCatatcaaataacctcatctttgaggttatttgatcaaatttcccgcGAATTCCCCTAAGTCGCAATGGGGTTGGAACTATACTGATTGGCAATAATGCGAAAACAAAAGATTGTCAGTAATACAAaagcaaaagaaaaaagagtaGACGACACATCTGTTTAACGAATTTTCTAGGTctctatgatttttttattagaggagatgtctcattttttttatcattcagATTTGagttaatattatgttttattcgATTCGTTTTTCAGTTTAACCAAATCGGATTATTCGTCTCAAATTTTTGTAAcatgaataatattttcagtCGTTGATGAGTCGTTTTCTACTCATACAATTTTATTGTGTTGGTGATATTTTTTCGAGTCCTTATctgtaggggtgagcataatatgggtttacccaaacccaaccctaacccaaacccaaaatattaatttgggttggttaatatggattgggttgagtatgggttgagtttaatttgggttgggttagggttacccaaattatataaatttagttcaattctctattattaatccaatataaactaatcatcttccaactttaagtcgaacacgtttttgacatttttaacatatttttcacacgcttaacatgttttccacacatctaacatgtttttaatattcttaacacatttcacttataacatgtttttcacacgtttaacacgtttttcacacgttttcacatttttgacacgttttcacgttttagacacgtttaacatgtttttgacatgtttaacacattttcacactaataacacgtttttcacgtttttgtcacgttgaacacgtttttgacatgtttaatacgtttaacgagtttttgacaagtttaacacgtttttttacgtttttggcacgtttaacacgtttttggcacgtttaacacgttaacacgtttttgataagtttaacacaattttcaagtttttgacacgtttaacacgttttaaacatatttaacacgtttttgataagtttaacacgattttcacgttttttggcacgtttaacacgtttttgacatgtttaatacgtttaacgcgtttttgacaaataaaatacgttttttacgtttttggcacgtttaatacgtttttaacacaactaacacgttaacacgtttttgataagtctaacacggttttcacgtttttggcacgtttaacacgtttttaacattgtaacatgtttttatatgtttaacacgtttttcacacgtttaacacgtgtttcacacgtttaatatgtttttcaggtttttgcatgtttaacacgtttttgacatatttgacacgtttttcacattttggtacgttaaatacgtttttgacatgtttaacatgtttttcacgtttttcacattcttaacacgtttaacatgtttaatacgtttgtaacatgtttaacacgtttttcacgtttttggcacgtttaatacgtttttgacattttaacacgttttacacatttaacatatttttgacatgtttaacatatttttttgcacgttaacacgttttgataagttttaacatgtttaacatgtttttgacatttttgacacgtttaatacgttttcacacgtttgacatcaaatgtgtgaaaaacatattaaacgtgtcaaaaatgtgaaaaacatgttaaacatatcaaaatatgccaaaaacgtggaaaatgtgttaaacgtgccaataACGTGGcatatgtgtcaaaacgtgttaaacgtgccaaaaacgtgaaaaacgtgtgaaaaatatgttaaacatgttacaaacgtgttaaacatgttaataatgtgaaaaacgtgaaaaacatgttaaacatgtcaaaacgtgttaaacatgccaaaaacgtgaaaaatgtgtcaaaatgtgttaaatgtgtcgtaatcgtgaaaaatgtgtcaaacgtgttaaaaacgtgttaaacatgtcaaaacatgaaaatagtgtccaacgtgtcaaatgtgttaaacgtgttgaatgtgtgaaaaacgtattaaacgtgtc is part of the Impatiens glandulifera chromosome 1, dImpGla2.1, whole genome shotgun sequence genome and encodes:
- the LOC124935151 gene encoding putative autophagy-related protein 11, whose product is MKHLCTSFFDKKEKAEQPYAPFAYNIYGFALALQVWTYEVIENFIPKFAKRNQINDPLRPRLLLYHSNRKNTSMEKKLAYESIPARILTPPSATSSPRADTPSPRAPTPTVGCDFNEMEELKIEMKEEMKKMKTELIKELKITIQETQQENIESFKKMEMIAMQETVGDDEKVNDGTDGKDDVMEDNEKVEDAQKVETDEKVDDDEKMGEDKVENDEKVDDDEKVEDERKDNDEKVDDDEKVEDERKDNDAKVEDVKMEVEAKLEDGEKLDGVAKVDDVEVDLKLKVKDLKVKDEKTVGDVKAQTNDDNDDNDDFQLYNTPPKGNYGRRVRKPKKDDSYTNSSSSKIPKTKDPMKVNHLQKFEDELLDKVKAWLDDPKTDNSTTDLHTVQAKKEVLVRVVTRFTWIEDTEIDAFCHLLRKRISCYPKTYKNTHAAIGDCVLSDRIRRLHRDFIKDPAKYPVDEFKDYYMGAPHRYMPEWSTIDDVYMPVNINQKHWILCVARLQKYRIDVYDCDAYLYKNLDPYLKPFCDMIPIIFAKTITPGERVRYPNFNFEGPIQPMTYKRFPHPKVKTAAAKVGEVPRATESGDCGVFTLMYMEHLTANQPVHNVTSENMGFFRQKMAVRLFHQIMEP